GGTAGGACGCGGCGCGGTTGCCAGTCACTGTGTATTGATGTACCAGCCACCACTGTCGCAGACAGCAACCAAGCGTCTGGGAGTGCTCAGGCAAAGTAACGACGGTTTTGTCATTGCGCAGCAGGATTTGGAAATACGTGGTCCAGGAGAAGTATTGGGCACCCGCCAGACTGGACTGGCAGAGATGAAAGTGGCCGACTTGGTACGTGACCAGGCATTAATTCCACACGTTCAAAAGCTGGCGCAGCACTTAATGCAACAAGCACCAGAAAACGTTGATGGCATTATTCAGCGCTGGTTAGGAGATCGACAACAATATGTTCAGGCGTGATCAAAAAATAAACATTTGTTCAGCCAACATTAAAACAATTTGCCGCACAATGTTCGGCAACGAATTATGAAACATAATAATCCCTGCCAACCAGGGGCAGTTTGGTGGACAATCACCACAATATTGGCAGAATGAGGGGGCGCTCCTCACTGTTTGTGAAGAAAGGAAATCCTATGCAAGTCAATGAAGAAGATAGAATTGCTCCTGGGAAGCAGGCATCCGGTGGCAACGGTGTAATCTGGGTGTTAGCGCTGCTGGTCATCGTCCTCGCTGGGGGCGGCTGGTATTACCTGACCAAAGATGAAAGTGCCACAGAAACGCCGCAGCAGAGTGAAGAGCAAGCTGCGGTCAGTCTGCCAGATACCGCACCAGAACAGCCACTACAAACGGAAGCGCCAGTACCTGAACCGGAAGCTCAGCCACAACCTACTGCGGCAGCGCCGCAAGCACAAGAAGAGGCAGCCAAACCAGCTGCCGAGCAACTGCCAGCACTTGCTGATAGCGATAAGTTTGTGCACGATAAAGTGGTACAAATGGCCGATGGCATGAATATCAATCCATTACTGAATGACAGTGACATGGTGCGCCAGTTCGTGGTCTTTGTAGATAATCTGGCGCAGGGTGAATTGGCACGTAAAACCAGTCCAATGAAAGCGCCCACCCAAAAATTTACCGTATCAGACATCACTAACAAGACCTACCTTGATCCTGACAGCTACCATAGATACGACGTCTACGCGGATTTTCTCAGCGGTCTTGATGATAACCAGTTACTGGCCACCTATAAGCAGATGTCACCGTTATTGGAACAGGCATTTGCCGAATTAGGTTACCCCAATATGACCTTCAATCAGCGGTTACATCAGGCGATGAAAGTGCTATTGGGCACACCAATAGTGGACGAGCCCATCGAACTGTATTCCATCAGCGTCAACTACAAGTTCGTTGACCCTAAGCTCGAAGCATTGCCCAATGCCCAAAAATTGTTGATCCGTATGGGCCCGGATAACACGCGTAAAATCAAGAAAGTTCTGCGACAACTCCAAACACTGTTGCCTCAATAATGCGAAAAGCCCATGTTACTGCATGGGCTTTTTTGTTAACTGCAGAAGCTTCTGTTAACAAATGGCTTCTACAGTCTCTGTCAATCAATGTAAAATACCCGCTTATACTGAATTCAACACAGGATGAGTTCTTGCCGGAACCAAAGGAGCTGTTCAACATTCCTGGGGATTTTGGCAGGCAGTTCAGAGACAGCACAGTGCAACTAACGTTCAGCATTCTCAGTTGGGGAGCCTGGTCTCCCGACTATCAACAACGTCAGGACTGGCAGCAGTGGCAACAGGCCAATGGTGCTACGCCGGTGCATACTGCTGTGCCACCATTGCAGCAAGTGCCCTCCATGCAAAAGCGCCGGCTCAGCAGGCTGACGAAAATGATGCTAGAGGCTGCCTTTATGGCGCAACCGCAGCCCGATTGCCGCTCAGTGTTTGCCTCACGCCACGGAGAACTCCATCGCACCATAACGCTGCTGGAAGAAATGCTGCAACAACAACCCTTGTCACCCATGGGGTTCAGCCAGTCCGTGCATAACACCGCCAGTGGTGTCTTTGGTATTCTCACGCAAGATCAGGCTCCATCTACGTCTATTGCGGCAGGCCGCAATACCTTAAGCCAGGCACTGGTCGAAACCTGGACCTTACTTGTAGAAGACTCGAAGCCGGTATTGCTAGTCTTTGGCGACGACCCGGTGCCGCAAGTCTATCAAGACTTTGTCAATGAACCTGAGTATCCATTAGCGTTAGCATTGGTGCTGGCTCCCGAGACTTGTGCTGGGATCGCCTCCCTGACACTGGACACTCACCATCAAGACACATCATCTTTGTGTTATGGCCAACTGCTGCAAAGTCTTGCGACATGCAGAGCAACAGCGGGACAACTTGCAGGTATGTACTGGCAATTACGACCTCGGGAGGGAGCATGCTAGACACTTCCAAGGGGCTGGGTTATCTGCCACGCTGGTTGGCCGGTATGAGTTGCTATATTGCCTTTGGTGTTGGCGGGCTAATCAGCTCGTTTACGCTACTCCCGCTGCTCAAATATTGGCCTGGAGATGCCAATGCGCGTATTCAACGCGTTCAGAAGGCAGTTCATCTGATGTTCCGCGTCTTTGTCAGAATGTTAACCTGGGCACGCGTCATTCGTCTTGATAGTCACTATTGTCAACAATTACAACAAGCTAAGGGGATGGTCGTGATTGCTAACCACCCAACCTTAATTGACGTAGTGGTGCTGATCAGCCTGATGCCCAATGCTGGCTGTATTGTTAAACAGGGGCTCTGGCGCAACCCATTTATGCGTGGAGTGGTCTCTGCGGCGGGCTATATTCCCAATCGTGGCGCAGAGTTGCTGCTGGCCGATTGTCGTGAAGTATTAAATCGAGGTACCAATCTGATTATTTTTCCGGAAGGTACCCGTACCGTCAAAGGTGAAGTGGTTAACGACTTTGCTCGCGGCGCGGCCAATATTGCGCTGCGCTGTCATGCAGAACTGTTGCCTGTAGTCCTCAAAGTCAGTAATGCCGGCTTGACCAAACAGGATCCCTGGTATGAAATTCCTCGCAGGACCATGCATATTCAAGTGCAGGTTGGCGAACATATTAAGACAGTAACCGCTGTTGAGGATAGCAGTGCCAAACAGGCTCGCCGGCTCACCCATGAGCTGGAAATTTATTACCGACAACAATTAGATGGAAACTATGAGCTTACATGACGAAATCAAGCAATTGATTATTGATAGTCTGGATCTGGAAGATGTTAGCGTCGCAGATATCGAGACTGATGCACCATTGTTCGGTGAGGGCTTGGGACTGGATTCGATTGACGCGCTGGAACTGGGACTGGCGATTAAAAAGCAGTTTGATGTCAAAATCGAAGCCAATTCTGAAGCGACTCGCGATCATTTTTACAGTGTCGCGACATTAGCCAAGTTCATTGAATCACAGCGGTCGTAGGAGATGGCAATGCAAAACCGTGAACAGATCCTGCAGATGCTGAGCCGTATTCTGGAAGATGAATTCGAAATAGACGCGGCAGATATCACCCCGGAAGCATCGCTGTATCAAGATCTGGATTTAGACAGCATTGACGCCGTAGATTTAGTGATAAAACTGCAGCAGATCACCGGCAAAAAAATTCAGCCCGAAGCCTTTAAAGCGGTTCGGACTGTCGATGATGTGGTGAATGCTATTCAGCAGTTGGTCAATGATTGATGGGTAAACTGGCCCAGGCAGTGACCTTTATTCTGTTGCTGGGCTACCCGCTGGCAGTTTACCTGGGGCTCAATTATCTGCCCGGAAACCTGCTGGCACCGCTGTTAGCGTTGCTGTTGCTGCTGCGCTTAGTGACACAAAAGCAGCCGTTACGTTTACTGGCATTGCCGGTGTTATTTGGCCTGTTATTGGCGCTGGGCAGTTTTGTCGCAAGGCAGCAGCACTGGCTGCTTTACTACCCGATAGTGATGAATCTGTGCATGTTAGGGCTGTTTGGCAGTTCATTGCTGAAGGGGCCCAGCATGGTAGAGCGGCTGGCAAAGATCACCGAACCACAATTGCCAGACGCCGCGCGGCCATATTTACGTAAAGTGACCGGGCTGTGGTGTTTACTGTTTGTCATCAATGGTTCCATGGCAACTTACACTGCGCTGTATACCAGTTTAGCTACCTGGACCTTATACAACGGACTCATTGCCTACCTGCTGATTGGCCTACTGGCCGGCAGTGAATGGCTATACCGACACTTTTGGCTGACAAGATCGTAAGAGACGGTTATGACAGAGTTACTGAAATCCTGGTTGAGCCAGGGTCCATCCGGACAACAACTGATCAGTTTCAACCATCACGATATTGTGACTGGCGGGCTGTTTGCCACTCAGGTACATCATCTGCATAAACGACTGGTCACCAGTAGCGAGCAACGCTGGCTGCTGGCCTGTGATAGCAGTGACCAGTTCGCTGTCGGCCTCTGTGCTGCGCTGCTGGCAGGCAAGCAACTAATCCTGCCCGCCAATACCCAGCCGGGCACGCTCAGTGAACTCACCCATGAATTTGATGCAGTATTGGCCGATCAGCCTTTGTGTGAAGGCAAACAATATATTGCGCTGAAAAAAGAACTCAGTCAGCCACTCGCGCCTTGGCCAAAGCTCCCCCCCGATTGCGATTTTGGTGAACTGATATTGTTCACTTCCGGCTCCAGCGGCTACCCCAAGGCGGTACGCAAAACGCTGCGGCAATTGGACGCTGAAGTGACCGTACTGGAGCAAACGTTCGCTAAACATCTGCCACACTGCAGTGTGATTGCCACCGTCAGCCACCAGCATATCTACGGCCTGTTATTTAAAATTCTGTGGCCATTGGCAGCCAGTCGACCATTTTTGTCGGATCTGGTGGAATATCCGGAAACCTTAAGTTACTACACAGCGCTGTTTCCTAAGTTGTGCCTGATCAGCAGCCCGGCGCAGCTATCGCGGTTGCCAGAAGCGCTAGGATTTGAGCGGCAAATCCACACCCCCAGTCTGATTTTCAGCTCCGGCGGCCCCCTATCACTGGAAGCGGCACAAGGCATTCGGCAGTGCTATGGCAGTTTTCCCATCGAAGTGTATGGCAGCACCGAAACCGGCGGTATTGGTTATCGCCGTCAGCATAGTGCCGATACCCCTTGGCGCGCATTTGCTCCCATGGTGCTGAACATTGATCCAGAAGATAACGCCCTGCTACTGCAATCGCCATATCTGGAAGACAACCAGGTTTTGCGCTGTGAAGACAAAATCACGCTGCTGGACAAAGAACTGTTCCGGCTGGAGGGACGGCTTGACCGCATTGTGAAAATCGAAGAAAAGCGATTATCACTGACCCAGATGGAAGGGCTGTTGAATAGTCACCCCTGGGTACAACAGAGCCACCTGTTATTGCTGGAAGCCCCGCGGCAGCAGTTAGGGGCGGTAGTGGAATTATCGGCATATGGCAAACAGCAACTGGCCATCGAAGGTAAACTCAGTATTAATAATGGCCTGAAAGCTCACCTTCTGAGTCAGTTTGAGCGTGTCACCTTGCCCCGCCGCTGGCGCTACCCGGACACTATGCCAATGAATGCTCAGGGTAAGTTGCTGAAGCAGGAAATAGTGCAGCTATTTGATCATGATTAAATCGTTATTGCCGCCAGTGGTGGCGCATCAGATTGAGGGCAATGACGCCCACTGGCAACTGCAAATCCCGGTGGACTACCCTGCTTTTACCGGCCATTTCCCCGCATACCCGGTGCTGCCGGGCGTCGTACAGTTGGATTGGGCGGTCCGTTTCGGTTGCCAGCAGTTTGGCTATCAAACAGCCGTAGCGCAGTTGGAGGTGCTGAAATTCCAGCAGTTGATCCAACCAGGCATGCAGGTTTCTCTCTGCATCCGCCACCTGGTCGAAAAGCGTAAATTGCAGTTCAGTTTCAGCGCTGGCGAGCAACGTTTTGCGTCTGGGCGCATCGCCTTTGCCACACCGGAGGTCACATGAAACCTGCACTGGTGATCCCCAACTACAACCACAGCAATTACATCGCCCAGACGCTGCAAAAATTAAAGCCGCTGGGGATACACTGCTTTCTGGTAGATGACGGCAGCAATGACACTACCCGTTATCTGTTGCAGCAGTTAGCCGCACAACATCATGACTGGGTCACCTTGTTGACTCATCCTTATAACCGCGGCAAAGGTGCTGCGGTGGTCAGTGGCCTGCGTACCGCCTGGGAACAAGGCTATTCGCATGCACTGCAGGTGGATGCTGATGGTCAGCATGATCTGGACGATATTCCACAGATGCTGGCGCTGGCACAGCAAAATCCTCAGGCGCTGATCAGCGGGCTACCACAATACGACGATAGTGTACCCAAAGCCCGGCTCTATGGCCGCTATATCACCCATTTCTGGGTGTGGCTGGAAACCCTGAGTCTGAGTATCCGCGATTCCATGTGTGGCTATCGCGTCTATCCATTGGCGGCTTGTGAAGCGCTGTTACGCTGTGAGCCGGTGGGTGAGCGCATGGATTTCGATACCGAAATTATGGTACGACTGTACTGGCGCGGCACCCCCACCCTGCATTTGCCGACCAAAGTGATTTACCCGCCAGACGGCGTTAGTCATTTTCAGGGTTGGGCCGATAATTGGCGCATCAGTAAAATGCACAGTCGATTATTCTTCGGCATGCTTAGACGCAAAATCACCGCGCAAGCATTTGGCCCCAAGAAAAAGCAAGACACGCGCCACTGGTCCAGTATCCGCGAGCGCGGTAGCCTGTTAGGGCTGAAAATTCTGGTGGCTTGTTATCGTCTTGGAGGCCACTGGCTGGCGCGACTGGTGATGTATCCGGTCATCACTTACTTTTTTGCCACAGGACGCAGCGCACGTGCAGCCTCGCAGCAATTTCTGCGGCGCGTGCAACAATTGGAGCCGCGACACCCCGATTTGCACCAACCGACCGACTGGCGCGATAGCCTGCGCCACTTTTTCAGCTTCGGTAACGCCGCATTAGACAGAATCGATGCCTGGTGCGATCGCATTACCCTCGATCAAGTCGACTTCCCAGATAAACAAGCGCTGGCAACACAGTTAGCCAGTGGCCGCGGGGCGGTGCTGCTGGTATCGCATATTGGCAATATTGAATTATGCCGAGCCATCTCTATCCACCAGCGCCAGATTAAAGTTAATGTGATGGTGATGACCAATCATGCGGAAAATTTTAACGAGGTCATCAAGCAATTAAATCCAGATAGCCAGTTACATTTGCTGCAAGTCGCAGAACTGAGTCCGGCCACGGCAATGTTATTGCAGGACAAAATTGATGCTGGGGAGCTGGTAGTGATTGCCGCTGATCGCACCTCACGCCACAGCATGGGCCGGGTGTGTTATGTGCCATTTCTTGGGGCAGAAGCCGCATTGCCACAAGGGCCGTTTATTCTGGCTGGCATGCTGGATTGTCCGGTCTACACCATGTTTTGTGTGCGCCAACAGCGGCGTTATCACGTGTCATTACAGCCCTTTAGCGCGCCACTAAACGGCCCCAGAGCACAACGTCAGCAACGGTTACAACAGGCCGCCCAGCTCTTTGCCCAGCGGCTGGAGGTGATGGCTCGTCAGGTGCCATTGCAATGGTTTAATTTTTACGATTTCTGGCGCAGAGATGACAGCGCGACACGCAAGGAGCAGCCATGACCCAGGCGATTGCCTTTGGCCATAACATATTGTCGCTGGAACAGATAGTGGCCGTTGCCAACGGCGCACCGGTAGTGCTGGATGACAGCCACGATTACCGTGAATATATTGAACGCGGCGCACGCTTCATCGACAAACTGTTAGCCCAGGATGGAGTGATTTACGGCGTGACCACCGGCTACGGCGATTCCTGTACCGTTGCTATTGCGCCCGAGCTGGTGCCAGAACTGCCGCTGCATCTGAGCCGTTTTCACGGTTGTGGCCTTGGACGTCATTTCGATAAAGTGCAAGCGCGGGCGATACTGGCCTGCCGGCTTAACTCTCTCGCCCGCGGCAAATCTGGCGTCAGTTACGCATTGCTGGCACGTATTGCACTGTTGCTGAATCAGGACATCATTCCGCTGATCCCGGAAGAGGGCTCGGTGGGTGCCAGTGGCGATTTGACGCCGCTGTCCTATCTGGCTGCGGTATTGGTGGGGGAGCGGCAGGTCTATTATCAGGACAACATCCGCGACACTGCCGAGGTGTATGGAGAGCGACAACTTCAGCCATTGACGTTGCGCCCGAAAGAGGGATTAGCGTTGATGAATGGCACGGCGGTGATGACTGCGCTGGCGTGTCTGGCATATCAGCGTGCGCAATATCTGCAACGCTTATGTGCCCGCATCACCGCCATGACCTCCTTAACGCTGCAAGGCAACAGCAACCATTTCGATGAGTTGCTATTTTCCGTAAAGCCACATCCCGGCCAAAATCAGGTGGCAGCTTGGATCCGTGAGGATCTTAACCACCAGCAACATCCGCGTAATTCTGAACGGCTGCAGGACCGTTACTCCATCCGTTGTGCCCCCCACATTATCGGGGTCTTGGCGGATGCGTTGCCCTTCATGCGGCAGTTTATTGAAAACGAGCTCAACAGTGCCAATGACAACCCGATTGTGGATGGTGACGGCGAACATGTGTTGCACGGTGGTCACTTTTACGGTGGCCACATTGCATTTGCGATGGACGCCATGAAAAATGCGGTGGCGAACCTCGCAGATCTGCTGGACCGGCAGATGGCACTGGTGATGGACCCTAAATTTAACAATGGTCTACCTGCCAATCTTTCTGGTTGCGACACTGAACGCTGCAGCATTAATCATGGTTTTAAGGCAGTCCAAATTGGTTGTTCTGCCTGGACCGCCGAAGCATTGAAACTGACGATGCCAGCCAGTGTGTTTTCGCGCTCAACCGAATGCCACAACCAGGATAAAGTGAGCATGGGCACCATTGCCGCCCGCGATTGTTTGCGGGTACTGGAATTGACCGAGCAGGTCGCCGCGGCCACGCTGTTGGCGATGAGCCAAGGCATTCGTCTGCGCATCCGCCAACAGCAACTGTCTCCTGAGAGCCTGACTCCGTCACTGGCGAAAACCCTGGCACAGCTGACACAACAGTTACCACTGCTGCAAGAAGATCGGCCTTTGGAAGCCACATTGCGTGATACGCTATTGAAAATTCAGCAAGGTTTTTGGGAGGTCTGCTGATGAAAGCCGTTGTAACTGCCGAAGTGGAGCTGGAAATTCCCTTTTTCGATGTCGACTCGATGGGCATCACCTGGCATGGCAACTACCTGCGTTACTTTGAAGTCGCCCGCTGTAAGCTGCTGGATAAAATCGATTATGGTTACCGGCAGATGCTGAGTTCTGGCTATGGTTGGCCAATTGTCGATGTGCAGCTCAAATATGTGAAATCCTCCACCTTTGAGCAGAAAATCCGCGTGGTCGCAGGGCTGGTAGAATGGGAAAACCGCCTGAAAATCCAATACCAGATTTTCGACGCTGGCAGTGGTGAACGACTGACCAAGGGCTACACCATTCAGGCCGCCGTCAATATGCAGACCAAGGAGTTGTGTTTTGAAACTCCTGCGGTATTTCGTCAGCGGCTACAACCGTTTTTGGAGGCACAATGAGGTATCTGTTTGGCATACTATTGTTACTGTTGTGCCATCCGGTAATGGCAGACAATCGTCCACAGCCGGGCGATTATGACCGTCTGTTTGCTACCGAAGCCAGCAGCGAGCAGCTGCAACAACTACAGCAGCGACTGGCACTTGGCGATAGCAGTCGTGGCAGTTTTCAGCAGACACGTTGGTTGCGGGTATTAAAGCAACCGCTCTATAGCAGTGGTCGCTTTATTTTTGCACCTAACGAAGGCATGTTGTGGCAGCAGCAACAGCCCTTTGCCACGACCTTGATACTAAAACAGCAGCAACTGCTCCAGATAGACAGCCAAGGCCAACTGAGTGTGCAGCAGACCAGTGACGCCCCCACCGCGCTGGCAAGCTTGTTGCCAAAACTGATGCAGGCCTTATTGGCGGGGAATATCGAATACCTGCAACAGCACTTCGCGCTCTACCTGCAACAGCAATCATCCTGGCAACTGGGATTAATTGCCAAAGATAGCCAGCTCAAAACTGTATTACCACGGCTGATTCTCAGTGGGGAAGCGCAGCCGCAGCAACTGCTGATGCTGGGGCGACACGGCGATCTCAGCGATATTCGTTTCAGCCAGATCCATACCGGCCCGCTCAGTAGCGCCGAGCAGCTACTGTTTATACCCAGTGGGACCGCTAACTGATGCCTGCGCCCCGGTTAACGCCACGACAGGGACTTGTTATCTGGCTGATGCTGCTGGTAGCCATTGCAGCCAGCGGTTTATGGCAATGGCAGCGCGGGGCCCATATCGAAACCGACATTCTGGCGTTATTGCCGAAAGTGCAGGAAGCGCCGTTAACTCAAGCAGCGCTAACACAGGTAGAACGGCAGTTTGGCGAACAAATCTATTTAGCTGTCCTGGCCGATTCACG
This portion of the Shewanella yunxiaonensis genome encodes:
- a CDS encoding DUF3014 domain-containing protein → MQVNEEDRIAPGKQASGGNGVIWVLALLVIVLAGGGWYYLTKDESATETPQQSEEQAAVSLPDTAPEQPLQTEAPVPEPEAQPQPTAAAPQAQEEAAKPAAEQLPALADSDKFVHDKVVQMADGMNINPLLNDSDMVRQFVVFVDNLAQGELARKTSPMKAPTQKFTVSDITNKTYLDPDSYHRYDVYADFLSGLDDNQLLATYKQMSPLLEQAFAELGYPNMTFNQRLHQAMKVLLGTPIVDEPIELYSISVNYKFVDPKLEALPNAQKLLIRMGPDNTRKIKKVLRQLQTLLPQ
- a CDS encoding beta-ketoacyl synthase chain length factor; amino-acid sequence: MQLTFSILSWGAWSPDYQQRQDWQQWQQANGATPVHTAVPPLQQVPSMQKRRLSRLTKMMLEAAFMAQPQPDCRSVFASRHGELHRTITLLEEMLQQQPLSPMGFSQSVHNTASGVFGILTQDQAPSTSIAAGRNTLSQALVETWTLLVEDSKPVLLVFGDDPVPQVYQDFVNEPEYPLALALVLAPETCAGIASLTLDTHHQDTSSLCYGQLLQSLATCRATAGQLAGMYWQLRPREGAC
- a CDS encoding lysophospholipid acyltransferase family protein; this translates as MLDTSKGLGYLPRWLAGMSCYIAFGVGGLISSFTLLPLLKYWPGDANARIQRVQKAVHLMFRVFVRMLTWARVIRLDSHYCQQLQQAKGMVVIANHPTLIDVVVLISLMPNAGCIVKQGLWRNPFMRGVVSAAGYIPNRGAELLLADCREVLNRGTNLIIFPEGTRTVKGEVVNDFARGAANIALRCHAELLPVVLKVSNAGLTKQDPWYEIPRRTMHIQVQVGEHIKTVTAVEDSSAKQARRLTHELEIYYRQQLDGNYELT
- a CDS encoding phosphopantetheine-binding protein — encoded protein: MSLHDEIKQLIIDSLDLEDVSVADIETDAPLFGEGLGLDSIDALELGLAIKKQFDVKIEANSEATRDHFYSVATLAKFIESQRS
- a CDS encoding acyl carrier protein — translated: MQNREQILQMLSRILEDEFEIDAADITPEASLYQDLDLDSIDAVDLVIKLQQITGKKIQPEAFKAVRTVDDVVNAIQQLVND
- a CDS encoding COG4648 family protein → MGKLAQAVTFILLLGYPLAVYLGLNYLPGNLLAPLLALLLLLRLVTQKQPLRLLALPVLFGLLLALGSFVARQQHWLLYYPIVMNLCMLGLFGSSLLKGPSMVERLAKITEPQLPDAARPYLRKVTGLWCLLFVINGSMATYTALYTSLATWTLYNGLIAYLLIGLLAGSEWLYRHFWLTRS
- a CDS encoding AMP-binding protein — its product is MTELLKSWLSQGPSGQQLISFNHHDIVTGGLFATQVHHLHKRLVTSSEQRWLLACDSSDQFAVGLCAALLAGKQLILPANTQPGTLSELTHEFDAVLADQPLCEGKQYIALKKELSQPLAPWPKLPPDCDFGELILFTSGSSGYPKAVRKTLRQLDAEVTVLEQTFAKHLPHCSVIATVSHQHIYGLLFKILWPLAASRPFLSDLVEYPETLSYYTALFPKLCLISSPAQLSRLPEALGFERQIHTPSLIFSSGGPLSLEAAQGIRQCYGSFPIEVYGSTETGGIGYRRQHSADTPWRAFAPMVLNIDPEDNALLLQSPYLEDNQVLRCEDKITLLDKELFRLEGRLDRIVKIEEKRLSLTQMEGLLNSHPWVQQSHLLLLEAPRQQLGAVVELSAYGKQQLAIEGKLSINNGLKAHLLSQFERVTLPRRWRYPDTMPMNAQGKLLKQEIVQLFDHD
- a CDS encoding ApeI family dehydratase; the encoded protein is MIKSLLPPVVAHQIEGNDAHWQLQIPVDYPAFTGHFPAYPVLPGVVQLDWAVRFGCQQFGYQTAVAQLEVLKFQQLIQPGMQVSLCIRHLVEKRKLQFSFSAGEQRFASGRIAFATPEVT
- a CDS encoding glycosyltransferase family 2 protein produces the protein MKPALVIPNYNHSNYIAQTLQKLKPLGIHCFLVDDGSNDTTRYLLQQLAAQHHDWVTLLTHPYNRGKGAAVVSGLRTAWEQGYSHALQVDADGQHDLDDIPQMLALAQQNPQALISGLPQYDDSVPKARLYGRYITHFWVWLETLSLSIRDSMCGYRVYPLAACEALLRCEPVGERMDFDTEIMVRLYWRGTPTLHLPTKVIYPPDGVSHFQGWADNWRISKMHSRLFFGMLRRKITAQAFGPKKKQDTRHWSSIRERGSLLGLKILVACYRLGGHWLARLVMYPVITYFFATGRSARAASQQFLRRVQQLEPRHPDLHQPTDWRDSLRHFFSFGNAALDRIDAWCDRITLDQVDFPDKQALATQLASGRGAVLLVSHIGNIELCRAISIHQRQIKVNVMVMTNHAENFNEVIKQLNPDSQLHLLQVAELSPATAMLLQDKIDAGELVVIAADRTSRHSMGRVCYVPFLGAEAALPQGPFILAGMLDCPVYTMFCVRQQRRYHVSLQPFSAPLNGPRAQRQQRLQQAAQLFAQRLEVMARQVPLQWFNFYDFWRRDDSATRKEQP
- a CDS encoding HAL/PAL/TAL family ammonia-lyase; translation: MTQAIAFGHNILSLEQIVAVANGAPVVLDDSHDYREYIERGARFIDKLLAQDGVIYGVTTGYGDSCTVAIAPELVPELPLHLSRFHGCGLGRHFDKVQARAILACRLNSLARGKSGVSYALLARIALLLNQDIIPLIPEEGSVGASGDLTPLSYLAAVLVGERQVYYQDNIRDTAEVYGERQLQPLTLRPKEGLALMNGTAVMTALACLAYQRAQYLQRLCARITAMTSLTLQGNSNHFDELLFSVKPHPGQNQVAAWIREDLNHQQHPRNSERLQDRYSIRCAPHIIGVLADALPFMRQFIENELNSANDNPIVDGDGEHVLHGGHFYGGHIAFAMDAMKNAVANLADLLDRQMALVMDPKFNNGLPANLSGCDTERCSINHGFKAVQIGCSAWTAEALKLTMPASVFSRSTECHNQDKVSMGTIAARDCLRVLELTEQVAAATLLAMSQGIRLRIRQQQLSPESLTPSLAKTLAQLTQQLPLLQEDRPLEATLRDTLLKIQQGFWEVC
- a CDS encoding acyl-CoA thioesterase, whose translation is MKAVVTAEVELEIPFFDVDSMGITWHGNYLRYFEVARCKLLDKIDYGYRQMLSSGYGWPIVDVQLKYVKSSTFEQKIRVVAGLVEWENRLKIQYQIFDAGSGERLTKGYTIQAAVNMQTKELCFETPAVFRQRLQPFLEAQ
- a CDS encoding LolA-related protein, giving the protein MRYLFGILLLLLCHPVMADNRPQPGDYDRLFATEASSEQLQQLQQRLALGDSSRGSFQQTRWLRVLKQPLYSSGRFIFAPNEGMLWQQQQPFATTLILKQQQLLQIDSQGQLSVQQTSDAPTALASLLPKLMQALLAGNIEYLQQHFALYLQQQSSWQLGLIAKDSQLKTVLPRLILSGEAQPQQLLMLGRHGDLSDIRFSQIHTGPLSSAEQLLFIPSGTAN